From a region of the Nocardioides ginsengisegetis genome:
- a CDS encoding universal stress protein, translated as MTTTPSATRPGTIVVGVDGSPSASRALTWAIEQARRENRGITLVHGFSPTSLSWMSAPGLDRRVLVDALREDADAIVHDAARQVAEAAPDIAVDRVVRVSDPREVLLELSQDAALVVVGSRGRGTMASLMLGSVGVAVTRHAKCPVVVMRPTHEGTVRHGVLVGVDGTERSTAPLDFAYAMASARGLPLTVVHCVWDQLAAPVTAYLLDDEPRDDDLAPQHLAVAESTAGLAEKYPDVHVTIRIARGFADEILARWSDRMDIVVVGAHHGSNLAEATGGSVAAGVVEHAHSPVAVVPLG; from the coding sequence ATGACCACCACCCCCAGCGCCACCCGACCCGGCACGATCGTCGTCGGCGTGGACGGCTCGCCCTCCGCCTCACGGGCGCTCACCTGGGCGATCGAGCAGGCCCGCCGCGAGAACCGCGGCATCACGCTCGTCCACGGTTTCAGCCCCACCAGCCTGTCGTGGATGTCGGCGCCCGGCCTGGACCGTCGCGTGCTCGTCGACGCGTTGCGCGAGGACGCCGACGCGATCGTCCACGACGCGGCCCGCCAGGTCGCCGAGGCGGCTCCCGACATCGCCGTCGACCGGGTGGTCCGGGTCTCCGACCCCCGCGAGGTGCTGCTCGAGCTGTCGCAGGACGCCGCCCTGGTCGTCGTCGGGTCGCGCGGCCGCGGCACGATGGCCAGCCTGATGCTCGGCTCCGTCGGGGTGGCCGTGACCCGGCACGCCAAGTGCCCGGTCGTGGTCATGCGCCCCACCCACGAGGGCACCGTCCGTCACGGCGTGCTCGTCGGGGTCGACGGGACTGAGAGGTCCACGGCGCCCCTGGACTTCGCCTACGCGATGGCCTCGGCCCGCGGGCTCCCGCTGACCGTCGTGCACTGCGTGTGGGACCAGCTGGCGGCGCCGGTGACGGCGTACCTCCTCGACGACGAGCCGCGCGACGACGACCTCGCGCCCCAGCACCTGGCCGTGGCGGAGTCGACGGCCGGCCTGGCCGAGAAGTACCCCGACGTGCACGTCACCATCCGCATCGCCCGCGGCTTCGCGGACGAGATCCTGGCCCGGTGGTCGGACCGGATGGACATCGTCGTCGTCGGCGCCCACCACGGGAGCAACCTCGCCGAGGCCACCGGTGGCTCGGTGGCGGCCGGCGTCGTGGAGCACGCCCACAGCCCGGTCGCGGTGGTCCCGCTGGGCTGA
- a CDS encoding Zn-ribbon domain-containing OB-fold protein, translating to MATTPVIEGWFTTGPDPALVGSQCTTCGNVAFPPTAPQGFCRNPACDGEEFEDVKLSRHGTVWSYTDAQYQPPPPYVAADPFEPFALAAVELPEGLVVLGQVTEGYGVQHLHVGAEVELVVEELDPGHTIWRWKPVVELGEEAEQ from the coding sequence ATGGCCACGACGCCCGTGATCGAGGGCTGGTTCACCACTGGACCCGACCCCGCGCTGGTCGGGTCGCAGTGCACGACCTGCGGCAACGTCGCCTTCCCTCCGACCGCCCCGCAGGGCTTCTGCCGCAACCCCGCCTGCGACGGCGAGGAGTTCGAGGACGTGAAGCTGTCCCGTCACGGCACCGTCTGGTCCTACACCGACGCGCAGTACCAACCCCCGCCGCCCTACGTCGCCGCCGACCCGTTCGAGCCGTTCGCGCTGGCGGCCGTCGAGCTGCCCGAGGGGCTGGTCGTGCTCGGCCAGGTCACCGAGGGCTACGGCGTGCAGCACCTCCATGTCGGCGCCGAGGTCGAGCTGGTCGTCGAGGAGCTCGATCCCGGCCACACCATCTGGCGCTGGAAGCCCGTGGTCGAGCTCGGCGAGGAGGCCGAGCAGTGA
- a CDS encoding GAF domain-containing protein, with amino-acid sequence MSTQPRLELAGSARALLDAVVAISTDLDLHRVLTRIVESATQLTGARYAALGVIGGQDELVEFVTTGMTEEQRAMIGDLPRGRGILGLLIRHPEAIRLDDLAQHPASFGFPPNHPPMGTFLGVPVRVRGTVFGNLYLTEKAGGGSFTEQDELLVEALASAAGFVIENARAYGLSERRRQWLEASAELTAALQPPIAVGHALQLIAQTARSASGAPATALVGLSEGGPTRTVACDREDAEGVDAALDELAGRLLPEAESLPAEVSLTAYDAIVMPLRAHLTDGGVLVALYASGAAPRDPDERELLASFADQAGLAVDRAQAVADRQELAVISDRKRIARDLHDVVIQRLFATGLQLQGVAMLANNPDATARIDKAVEDLDLTIRDIRGTIFELSNRRADSLRDELRSLVREYVPVLGFTPSVRTSGPVDTGVPPAVREQLIPVLREALSNVARHALADHADVELHVGDRELRLQVTDDGTGLVAGSNESGLRNARRRAVGLGGSMELTGREPRGTSFVWRVPLG; translated from the coding sequence GTGAGCACCCAGCCCCGACTCGAGCTCGCCGGGTCCGCCCGGGCCCTCCTCGACGCCGTCGTCGCCATCTCCACCGACCTCGACCTGCACCGCGTCCTGACGAGGATCGTGGAGTCGGCCACGCAGCTGACCGGCGCCCGCTACGCCGCCCTCGGCGTGATCGGCGGGCAGGACGAGCTGGTCGAGTTCGTGACGACCGGGATGACCGAGGAGCAACGGGCCATGATCGGCGACCTGCCGCGCGGGCGCGGGATCCTGGGCCTGCTCATCCGCCACCCGGAGGCGATCCGCCTCGACGACCTGGCCCAGCACCCGGCGTCCTTCGGCTTCCCGCCCAACCACCCGCCCATGGGCACGTTCCTGGGCGTGCCGGTGCGGGTGCGCGGCACCGTCTTCGGCAACCTCTACCTGACCGAGAAGGCGGGCGGCGGGTCGTTCACCGAGCAGGACGAGCTCCTGGTCGAGGCGCTGGCCAGCGCCGCCGGCTTCGTGATCGAGAACGCCCGGGCCTACGGGCTCAGCGAGCGGCGACGCCAGTGGCTGGAGGCCTCGGCCGAGCTGACCGCCGCCCTGCAGCCCCCGATCGCGGTGGGGCACGCCCTGCAGCTGATCGCCCAGACCGCCCGGTCCGCCTCCGGCGCGCCGGCCACGGCGCTCGTCGGCCTGTCCGAGGGCGGCCCGACCCGAACCGTCGCGTGCGACCGCGAGGACGCCGAGGGCGTGGACGCCGCGCTCGACGAGCTCGCGGGGCGGCTCCTGCCCGAGGCCGAGTCGCTCCCCGCGGAGGTCAGCCTGACGGCGTACGACGCCATCGTGATGCCGCTGCGCGCCCACCTCACCGACGGCGGCGTGCTCGTCGCCCTCTACGCCTCAGGTGCGGCGCCGCGGGACCCGGACGAGCGCGAGCTGCTGGCGTCGTTCGCCGACCAGGCCGGGCTGGCCGTCGACCGGGCCCAGGCCGTCGCCGACCGCCAGGAGCTCGCCGTCATCTCCGACCGCAAGCGGATCGCGCGCGACCTCCACGACGTGGTGATCCAGCGGCTCTTCGCGACCGGGCTGCAGCTGCAGGGGGTCGCGATGCTCGCGAACAACCCCGACGCGACCGCCCGGATCGACAAGGCGGTCGAGGACCTCGACCTCACGATCCGCGACATCCGCGGCACGATCTTCGAGCTCTCCAACCGGCGGGCGGACTCGCTGCGCGACGAGCTCCGCTCGCTGGTGCGGGAGTACGTCCCCGTGCTGGGGTTCACGCCGTCGGTGCGCACGAGCGGTCCGGTCGACACGGGGGTGCCGCCCGCAGTGCGCGAGCAGCTGATCCCCGTCCTGCGTGAGGCTCTGTCCAACGTGGCCCGGCACGCGCTGGCCGACCACGCCGACGTCGAGCTGCACGTGGGCGACCGCGAGCTGCGGCTGCAGGTGACCGACGACGGCACCGGCCTGGTCGCCGGCAGCAACGAGAGCGGCCTGCGCAACGCCCGGCGCCGGGCGGTCGGGCTCGGCGGCAGCATGGAGCTGACCGGCCGCGAGCCGCGCGGCACGTCGTTCGTCTGGCGGGTCCCGCTGGGCTGA
- a CDS encoding GDSL-type esterase/lipase family protein yields the protein MGKAGAARKLASAAAYGGGGLSLLGGSLYAVLTAEARLARKTIGELRADPPPDATGWYGRGRPGPAIKVALLGDSSAAGYGVDRVEDTPGSLLASSIAERADRRVYLREFAVVGARSADLAAQIDRTLPIEPDLAVILIGANDVTHQVLPSQSVRQLAEGVRRLREAGVAVLVGTCPDLGTIKPIAPPLKQVARAWSRRLAAAQTIAVVEQGGRTVSVGSILGPEFDAAPALLFGPDQFHPSAEGYRSLVAVLLPSSLAALGVIAEDEVRPEAFRGEGIMPVVAAAIQAVRNPGTELDGTEVAGARRGVRGMWVELRHRRRHPHTEGSAPDAEDPHDDVQADDTSVQA from the coding sequence GTGGGGAAAGCCGGAGCAGCCCGCAAGCTCGCGTCCGCTGCCGCCTATGGCGGCGGCGGACTCTCACTGCTGGGCGGAAGCCTGTACGCCGTCCTGACCGCCGAGGCCAGGCTCGCCCGCAAGACCATCGGGGAGCTGCGCGCGGACCCGCCCCCGGACGCGACCGGATGGTACGGCCGCGGCCGCCCCGGCCCGGCCATCAAGGTGGCGCTGCTGGGCGACTCCAGCGCGGCCGGCTACGGCGTCGACCGGGTCGAGGACACGCCGGGCTCGCTGCTGGCGAGCTCGATCGCGGAGCGCGCCGACCGGCGGGTCTACCTGCGCGAGTTCGCGGTGGTCGGCGCCCGCTCGGCCGACCTCGCCGCCCAGATCGACCGCACCCTGCCCATCGAGCCGGACCTCGCGGTGATCCTCATCGGGGCCAACGACGTCACCCACCAGGTCCTGCCCTCCCAGTCGGTGCGCCAGCTGGCCGAGGGCGTACGCCGCCTGCGCGAGGCGGGTGTCGCGGTGCTGGTCGGCACCTGCCCGGACCTCGGCACCATCAAGCCGATCGCTCCCCCGCTCAAGCAGGTCGCCCGCGCCTGGTCGCGCCGGCTGGCCGCGGCGCAGACGATCGCGGTCGTCGAGCAGGGCGGCCGGACCGTGTCGGTCGGCTCGATCCTCGGCCCGGAGTTCGACGCCGCCCCGGCCCTGCTGTTCGGGCCCGACCAGTTCCACCCGTCCGCCGAGGGATACCGCTCGCTCGTCGCCGTCCTGCTGCCCTCGTCGCTGGCCGCGCTCGGCGTGATCGCCGAGGACGAGGTGCGGCCCGAGGCGTTCCGCGGCGAGGGGATCATGCCGGTCGTGGCCGCCGCGATCCAGGCCGTCCGCAACCCCGGCACCGAGCTGGACGGCACCGAGGTGGCCGGTGCGCGCCGCGGCGTACGCGGCATGTGGGTGGAGCTGCGGCACCGCCGCCGGCACCCGCACACCGAGGGCTCCGCGCCGGACGCCGAGGATCCGCACGACGACGTGCAGGCCGACGACACCTCGGTCCAGGCATGA
- a CDS encoding CBS domain-containing protein — translation MDETDAAGTSVSEIMSRQIVAIRSDCELRLALDAFVRTALRHLVVVDPDRTCHGLLSAEQALLALGSAPRGPGQAPRLVADTLTRTPVAERPRVHRDASVRDAASVMLDALVDALPVVDDSGRVVGVVTWSDIVALVAGRHLLGTDRP, via the coding sequence ATGGACGAGACCGACGCGGCCGGAACCTCGGTCAGCGAGATCATGTCGCGACAGATCGTGGCGATCCGCTCCGACTGCGAACTCCGTCTCGCCCTGGACGCGTTCGTCCGCACCGCGCTGCGCCACCTCGTGGTGGTCGACCCGGACCGGACCTGCCACGGCCTCCTCTCCGCCGAGCAGGCGCTGCTCGCGCTCGGCTCCGCTCCCCGCGGCCCGGGTCAGGCACCACGGCTGGTCGCCGACACCCTGACGCGGACCCCGGTCGCCGAGCGGCCGCGGGTGCACCGGGACGCGTCGGTGCGCGACGCCGCGTCGGTGATGCTGGACGCCCTCGTCGACGCGCTCCCCGTCGTCGACGACTCGGGTCGGGTCGTGGGCGTGGTCACCTGGTCGGACATCGTCGCGCTGGTGGCCGGCCGGCACCTGCTCGGCACCGACCGGCCCTGA
- a CDS encoding YchJ family protein — protein MASLQQTCPCGSGATYDACCGRFHRGAALPVSPEELMRARYAAYAVGETDYVFRTWHPRTRPDDLSPDLSPDPDLEWTGLEILDSGEDWVEFVASWSRSGTPGSMHERSRFEQRGKRWVYVDGEVS, from the coding sequence ATGGCCAGCCTCCAGCAGACCTGCCCGTGCGGATCGGGTGCGACCTACGACGCGTGCTGCGGACGGTTCCACCGGGGCGCCGCGCTGCCGGTGTCGCCGGAAGAGCTGATGCGGGCGCGCTATGCGGCGTACGCCGTGGGCGAGACCGACTACGTGTTCCGCACCTGGCACCCCCGCACCCGTCCCGACGACCTCTCCCCCGACCTCTCCCCCGACCCCGACCTGGAGTGGACCGGGTTGGAGATCCTCGACTCGGGCGAGGACTGGGTGGAGTTCGTGGCGTCCTGGTCGCGGTCCGGGACCCCCGGCTCGATGCACGAGCGGAGCCGCTTCGAGCAGCGCGGCAAGCGCTGGGTCTACGTCGACGGCGAGGTCTCCTAG
- a CDS encoding cystathionine beta-synthase: MQYVNSLLDLIGNTPLLRLSRSLSTPDGPSFDDSAEGHGPLLLAKVEYLNPGGSVKDRIAERMIEAAEASGELQPGGTIVEPTSGNTGVGLAMVAQAKGYKCIFVCPDKVSEDKRNVLKAYGAEVVVCPTAVAPEHPDSYYNVSDRLSKQPGAWKPDQYSNPHNPRSHYETTGPEIWAQTEGKITHFVCGVGTGGTISGIGRYLKEQNPAIQVIGADPAGSVYSGGTGRPYLVEGVGEDFWPTTYDKTVADRIIEVSDADSFAFTRRLAREEALLVGGSSGMAAYAAKQLALELAGTPEGKDAVIVVLLPDSGRGYLTKVFNDEWLAQYGFPVDGAEQDPRSVGDVLRGKDGRLPDLVHTHPSETIAEAVHILQEYGVSQMPVVRAEPPIVAAEVAGSVSERTLLDALFAGTARLTDPVEEHMSPALPTIGSTEPASAAVKMLESADAVLVHEDGKPVGVLTRQDLLAYLARG, translated from the coding sequence GTGCAGTACGTGAACTCACTCCTCGACCTCATCGGCAACACCCCGCTGCTGAGGCTGTCCCGGTCCCTCTCCACCCCCGACGGACCCTCCTTCGACGACTCGGCCGAGGGCCACGGGCCGCTGCTGCTGGCCAAGGTCGAGTACCTCAACCCCGGCGGCTCCGTGAAGGACCGCATCGCCGAGCGCATGATCGAGGCCGCCGAGGCCTCCGGCGAGCTCCAGCCCGGCGGCACGATCGTCGAGCCGACCTCCGGCAACACCGGTGTCGGGCTCGCGATGGTCGCCCAGGCCAAGGGCTACAAGTGCATCTTCGTGTGCCCCGACAAGGTCTCCGAGGACAAGCGCAACGTCCTCAAGGCCTACGGCGCCGAGGTCGTGGTCTGCCCGACCGCCGTCGCGCCCGAGCACCCGGACTCCTACTACAACGTGTCCGACCGGCTCTCCAAGCAGCCCGGCGCGTGGAAGCCCGACCAGTACTCCAACCCGCACAACCCGCGCTCCCACTACGAGACCACCGGTCCGGAGATCTGGGCGCAGACCGAGGGCAAGATCACCCACTTCGTCTGCGGCGTCGGCACCGGCGGCACCATCAGCGGCATCGGCCGCTACCTCAAGGAGCAGAACCCCGCGATCCAGGTGATCGGCGCCGACCCGGCCGGCTCGGTCTACTCCGGCGGCACCGGCCGCCCCTACCTCGTCGAGGGCGTGGGCGAGGACTTCTGGCCCACCACCTACGACAAGACCGTCGCCGACCGGATCATCGAGGTGTCCGACGCCGACTCCTTCGCCTTCACCCGGCGCCTGGCCCGCGAGGAGGCGCTGCTCGTCGGCGGCTCGTCCGGCATGGCGGCGTACGCCGCGAAGCAGCTGGCCCTGGAGCTCGCCGGCACCCCGGAGGGCAAGGACGCCGTCATCGTCGTCCTGCTGCCCGACTCCGGCCGCGGCTACCTCACCAAGGTCTTCAACGACGAGTGGCTGGCGCAGTACGGCTTCCCGGTCGACGGCGCCGAGCAGGACCCGCGCAGCGTCGGAGACGTGCTGCGTGGCAAGGACGGGCGCCTGCCCGACCTCGTCCACACGCACCCGTCGGAGACCATCGCCGAGGCCGTGCACATCCTCCAGGAGTACGGCGTCTCGCAGATGCCGGTCGTCCGCGCCGAGCCGCCGATCGTGGCGGCCGAGGTGGCCGGCTCGGTCTCCGAGCGCACCCTGCTCGACGCGCTCTTCGCCGGCACCGCCCGCCTGACCGACCCGGTCGAGGAGCACATGTCGCCGGCCCTGCCGACGATCGGCTCCACCGAGCCCGCCTCGGCGGCCGTGAAGATGCTCGAGTCGGCCGACGCCGTGCTCGTCCACGAGGACGGCAAGCCGGTCGGCGTCCTGACCCGTCAGGACCTGCTGGCCTACCTCGCCCGCGGCTAG
- a CDS encoding response regulator — translation MTIRVFLLDDHEVVRQGLRTLLEAAGDIEVVGESGSAEEAASRIPALHPHVAVLDGRLPDGSGIEVCRQVRAVDPSIGALILTSYDDDEALFAAIMAGAAGYVLKEIKGSDLVGAIRQVAAGNSLIDPALTARVLERVRNGPSTAPELARLTEQEIKLLALIAEGLTNRQIGERMFLAEKTVKNYVSSILAKLGLERRTQAAVLAAKLLGPTDGQG, via the coding sequence ATGACGATCCGTGTCTTCCTCCTCGATGACCACGAGGTCGTCCGCCAGGGCCTCCGGACGCTGCTGGAGGCGGCCGGCGACATCGAGGTCGTCGGTGAGTCCGGCTCGGCCGAGGAGGCCGCGTCCCGCATCCCCGCCCTGCACCCCCACGTCGCGGTCCTCGACGGCCGGCTCCCGGACGGGTCCGGCATCGAGGTCTGCCGGCAGGTCCGGGCGGTGGACCCGTCGATCGGTGCGCTGATCCTCACGTCGTACGACGACGACGAGGCGCTCTTCGCCGCGATCATGGCCGGTGCCGCCGGCTACGTGCTCAAGGAGATCAAGGGCTCCGACCTCGTCGGGGCGATCCGCCAGGTCGCCGCGGGCAACTCCCTCATCGACCCGGCGCTCACGGCCCGCGTGCTCGAGCGCGTCCGCAACGGGCCCTCGACCGCCCCGGAGCTCGCCCGCCTGACCGAGCAGGAGATCAAGCTGCTCGCCCTCATCGCCGAGGGCCTGACCAACCGGCAGATCGGGGAGCGGATGTTCCTGGCCGAGAAGACGGTCAAGAACTACGTCTCGAGCATCCTGGCCAAGCTCGGTCTCGAGCGCCGCACGCAGGCCGCGGTGCTCGCCGCCAAGCTCCTCGGCCCGACCGACGGCCAGGGCTGA
- a CDS encoding Bax inhibitor-1/YccA family protein — protein sequence MQSNNPVFRRSEEFNRPGANAYGNQTYAGNGQAYPGYGQGGYSDPSTWGTGTPGTHTPVSTGPMTIDTVVQKTGLSLGVVIVAALATWIMTPAITTATTAADLSGLYTAVTIGALGAFVLSMVNSFKRVISPALVLAFCALEGVALGGLSKVFDAQFGGNVVSGAVIGTFAAFAGTLAAYKVFDIKVGNKFRMFVMAAVFGMVGLSLMEMVLGFFGAQLGLFGFGGLGLLTAIAGLVLGVFMLVMDFDFVEQGIRNGIPERESWRAAFAMTVSLVWIYTNLLRLLAIFSDN from the coding sequence ATGCAGAGCAACAACCCGGTGTTCCGCCGCTCGGAGGAGTTCAACCGCCCCGGCGCGAACGCCTACGGCAACCAGACCTACGCCGGCAACGGCCAGGCCTACCCGGGCTACGGGCAGGGCGGCTACTCCGACCCGTCCACGTGGGGCACCGGCACGCCCGGCACCCACACCCCGGTCTCCACCGGCCCGATGACGATCGACACGGTCGTCCAGAAGACCGGCCTCTCGCTCGGCGTCGTCATCGTGGCCGCCCTCGCGACCTGGATCATGACCCCCGCCATCACGACGGCCACCACCGCCGCCGACCTCAGCGGTCTCTACACCGCCGTGACGATCGGTGCCCTCGGCGCCTTCGTCCTGTCGATGGTCAACTCGTTCAAGCGCGTCATCAGCCCCGCCCTGGTGCTGGCGTTCTGCGCCCTCGAGGGTGTCGCCCTCGGCGGCCTCAGCAAGGTCTTCGACGCCCAGTTCGGCGGCAACGTCGTCTCCGGCGCCGTGATCGGCACCTTCGCCGCGTTTGCCGGCACGCTCGCGGCGTACAAGGTCTTCGACATCAAGGTCGGCAACAAGTTCCGCATGTTCGTGATGGCCGCCGTCTTCGGCATGGTCGGCCTCTCGCTCATGGAGATGGTGCTCGGCTTCTTCGGCGCCCAGCTCGGCCTCTTCGGCTTCGGCGGCCTCGGCCTGCTGACCGCGATCGCCGGCCTGGTGCTCGGTGTCTTCATGCTCGTCATGGACTTCGACTTCGTCGAGCAGGGCATCCGCAACGGCATCCCGGAGCGCGAGTCGTGGCGTGCCGCGTTCGCGATGACGGTCAGCCTGGTCTGGATCTACACCAACCTGCTGCGCCTGCTCGCGATCTTCAGCGACAACTGA
- a CDS encoding DUF559 domain-containing protein, whose product MSRRAALGGVLSVTSAALHHGWAVRSVPRRPHVTVARGRRIPPTLQRSVHLHRADLTPHQVAAGVTDEPTTLLDCLRQLPRVDALCVADSALRAGVGRSVLDRIAEEARGPGSPQVRWVAARASHLAANPFESALRDIAFDVPGLCVEPQVVIREDGLTVRPDLVDVRLRIVCEADSFEWHGKRSALRADARRYDLLVVRGWVVLRFAWEDVMHDPDFVREVLVAAVALAQQHTEVARRRRSAA is encoded by the coding sequence GTGTCGCGACGCGCGGCCCTGGGTGGCGTGCTGTCCGTGACCAGCGCGGCGCTCCACCACGGCTGGGCGGTGAGGTCAGTGCCGCGCCGACCGCACGTCACCGTGGCCCGTGGCCGGCGGATCCCGCCCACCCTCCAGCGCAGCGTCCACCTCCACCGGGCCGACCTCACGCCGCACCAGGTGGCGGCCGGCGTGACGGACGAGCCCACGACCCTGCTCGACTGCCTCAGGCAGCTGCCGCGCGTGGACGCGCTGTGCGTGGCGGACTCGGCCCTGCGTGCCGGTGTTGGTCGCTCGGTGCTCGACCGGATCGCCGAGGAGGCTCGCGGACCGGGATCTCCTCAGGTCCGGTGGGTGGCGGCCCGGGCGAGCCACCTCGCGGCCAACCCGTTCGAGTCGGCACTGCGCGACATCGCATTCGATGTGCCCGGTCTCTGTGTCGAGCCGCAGGTGGTGATCCGGGAGGACGGGCTGACGGTCCGTCCCGATCTGGTGGACGTGCGGTTGCGGATCGTCTGCGAGGCCGACTCGTTCGAGTGGCACGGTAAGCGCAGCGCGCTCCGGGCCGATGCCCGCAGGTACGACCTGCTGGTCGTCCGCGGGTGGGTCGTGCTGCGCTTCGCCTGGGAGGACGTGATGCACGACCCCGATTTCGTGCGCGAGGTGCTGGTCGCGGCGGTCGCCCTTGCCCAGCAACACACCGAAGTCGCCCGACGACGCCGTTCGGCTGCCTGA
- a CDS encoding pyridoxamine 5'-phosphate oxidase family protein, which translates to MQDPFELSPSECEALLRAGVVGRIALATPTGPHIVPVNYSVVEESIVVLTSPYSLLGTHGRDSMLAFEIDQFDYEYHRGWSVVARGRAEVVTDPAEVERIRKTWPPRPWASGIRTLCLRIRWSELSGRRLGTGWQPMEDLPVHRVV; encoded by the coding sequence ATGCAGGACCCATTCGAGCTCAGTCCGTCGGAGTGCGAGGCGTTGCTGCGCGCGGGGGTCGTGGGGCGCATCGCCCTCGCCACCCCGACCGGCCCGCACATCGTGCCCGTCAACTACTCGGTGGTCGAGGAGTCGATCGTCGTGCTGACCTCGCCCTACAGCCTGCTCGGGACGCACGGACGGGACAGCATGCTGGCCTTCGAGATCGACCAGTTCGACTACGAGTACCACCGTGGCTGGAGCGTCGTGGCCCGAGGCCGGGCCGAGGTCGTCACCGACCCGGCGGAGGTCGAGCGCATCCGCAAGACGTGGCCGCCCCGTCCCTGGGCGAGCGGGATCCGCACGCTGTGCCTGCGGATCCGGTGGAGCGAGCTGTCGGGACGCCGCCTCGGCACGGGCTGGCAGCCGATGGAGGACCTCCCCGTCCATCGCGTGGTCTGA
- a CDS encoding lipid-transfer protein, producing the protein MSVAVLGVGMHPWGKWGRSFVSYGVHAARAALADAGVPWTDVDLVVGGETVRNGYAGYVAGATFAQALGWNGARVATSYAACATGAQALDTARARILAGLCEVALVVGADTTPKGFLAPNAGERWDDPDWLRFRLLGMTNPAYFAMYARRRMDLHGATPEDFARVKVKNARHGLANPNARYRKQVSVEDVLVSAVVSDPLHLLDICATSDGAAAVVLTSLDYARRHGSASPVRVAAVSTVTPAFPNTVLDMPMLSTDSAGVVGAPERTFKESIAHAAYEEAGIGPEDVGLAEVYDLSTALELDWMEDLGLCKPGEAEALLRAGDTTIGGRIPVNPSGGLACFGEAVPAQALAQVCEVTWQLRGQAEGRQVEGARVGVTANQGLFGHGSSVVLSV; encoded by the coding sequence GTGAGCGTCGCGGTCCTCGGCGTCGGCATGCACCCCTGGGGCAAGTGGGGCCGCAGCTTCGTCTCCTACGGCGTCCACGCCGCCCGCGCCGCCCTCGCCGACGCGGGCGTCCCCTGGACCGACGTCGACCTCGTGGTCGGCGGCGAGACGGTCCGCAACGGCTACGCCGGCTACGTCGCCGGTGCGACCTTCGCCCAGGCCCTGGGCTGGAACGGCGCCCGCGTCGCGACGTCGTACGCCGCGTGCGCCACCGGTGCGCAGGCGCTCGACACCGCGCGGGCCCGGATCCTGGCCGGGCTGTGCGAGGTGGCGCTGGTGGTCGGCGCGGACACCACGCCCAAGGGCTTCCTCGCCCCCAACGCCGGCGAGCGCTGGGACGACCCCGACTGGCTGCGGTTCCGGCTGCTGGGGATGACCAACCCGGCCTACTTCGCGATGTACGCCCGACGCCGGATGGACCTCCACGGCGCCACCCCCGAGGACTTCGCGCGGGTGAAGGTGAAGAACGCCCGGCACGGCCTGGCCAACCCCAACGCCCGCTACCGCAAGCAGGTCAGCGTCGAGGACGTCCTCGTCAGCGCCGTGGTCTCCGACCCGCTGCACCTGCTCGACATCTGCGCCACCTCCGACGGCGCGGCCGCGGTCGTGCTGACCAGCCTCGACTACGCCCGACGCCACGGGAGCGCGAGTCCGGTGCGCGTTGCTGCCGTCTCGACGGTGACGCCGGCCTTCCCCAACACCGTGCTCGACATGCCGATGCTCTCGACCGACTCGGCGGGCGTGGTCGGCGCCCCGGAGCGGACGTTCAAGGAGTCGATCGCGCACGCGGCGTACGAGGAGGCCGGGATCGGGCCCGAGGACGTCGGCCTGGCCGAGGTCTACGACCTGTCCACGGCCCTGGAGCTGGACTGGATGGAGGACCTCGGCCTGTGCAAGCCGGGCGAGGCCGAGGCGCTGCTGCGGGCCGGCGACACCACCATCGGCGGCCGGATCCCGGTCAACCCCTCGGGCGGGCTGGCCTGCTTCGGCGAGGCGGTCCCGGCGCAGGCGCTCGCGCAGGTCTGCGAGGTGACCTGGCAGCTGCGCGGACAGGCCGAGGGCCGTCAGGTGGAGGGCGCCCGCGTCGGCGTCACCGCCAACCAGGGACTGTTCGGCCACGGCTCGTCGGTGGTGCTGAGTGTCTGA